The sequence below is a genomic window from Cucumis melo cultivar AY chromosome 5, USDA_Cmelo_AY_1.0, whole genome shotgun sequence.
GCCCAGGTGCTTTCTTGACGCTCTTTTCTCTCATCCACTGTCTGACATTCTCAACTTCTTCCCATCTTCCTTCTTCTGCCAACATATTTGACAACAATACATAATTACCAGAGTTCCATGGTTCAAGACTGATGAGCTCTTTCACTGCCATTTCTGCAAGTTTCAAGTTGCCATGGGTTCGGCAAGCGCCAAGCAAAGCACCCCATAAAGTGGCATTTGGTTGCATTGGCATGCTTTTAATCAAGTTATGAGCCTCCTCCACACACCCACCACGTCCCAAAAGATCAACCATACAACCAAAATGTTCGAGTTTTGGCTGGATTTCGTAATCCTCGGCCATTGAAGAAAATAGCTCTCGACCCTTCTCTAACAGTCCCGAATGAACACAAGCAGTCAAGACAGCTACAAATGTTGCATCATTAGGCTTCACGTCTTCTTTTCGCATCTCCATAAAAAGGTCAATAGCAAACTCCCCCTTCCCATTTAAAGCAAAGCCCAAAATAATTGTATTCCAAGAGACAACGCTTTTGCAAGTCATTTTCTGAAATATGTTGTAAGCGCTTTCTATGTTCCCACATTTACAGTAAAAATCGATGAGCGAATTCCCAACCATCGTAGTACCTACCAAATTTCCCTTAGAACTTGTATAAGAATGGATTCTTTGTCCAACTTCAAGAGCTCCCAAACGAGAACATACAGGCAACATTGTGACCACAGTAACCTCATCTGGTTTAAACCCATGTTCTTCCATTTGTTGAAAGAGTTCCAAAGCTTCAACATCACGCCTATTTTGAGCTAAACAGGAAATAATAGTGTTCCAAGAAACAAGACTACGTTCACTCATTTGTCTAAAGAGACACAACCCAAAATCAACATTTCCCATCTTGCAAAACCCACGAATCATCAAGTTCCAAACAACCACGTCCCTGTGAGACATTTCATCAAACGCCTTCCATGCATCCTCCATCTTCTCACAACAAACATACAACTCAACAACCCCAATACGAATAGACCCAAAGCAGTAAAACCCACGATGCAAAACTTCAGAAATCACACATTGACCAAGACTATACTCACAGAGATTGGCACAGGATTTCAGCAACGGCGCAAAAGTGTACTGATCAGGAACAATCCGGTGATTCTTCATTAAGGAAAACAGGAGAAGGGATTGATGGAAGGGAGGGGAGAGGGAGTGGGCTTTGATGATTGAATTGAATAGAAAGATGTTAGGGTTGTGGGATTGGGAAAAGAGGCGATCGGCATAGCCAATGCGGTTGAAAGAGCCGCAAACGGAGATGAAATGGGCGAGGACTTGGTTGGATTGATGGAGACCATGGCGGAGGAAGTGGGCGTGAATTTGAGTGAGATGGGTTCGAGATTTGTGGCCGTGAAGAAGGCGGAGGATTCTCCGCTCGATCTCCATACAGTTCTTGCTCATGTTATTGAGGAGAGAAGAAGAAgccgaagaagaagaagaagaagaagtgaaCGACAAAGAATGAAAATTGGCGGGGAGTGAAATTGTTTGAAATATATAGGATTTTGATATTAATCATTTGCGACATTTCACCGAGAAGGTTCAAACGCATAAAATCTCGATGTTAATTCTTTTCACAATTTGCAAGTCTTAACACATTTGATGATATGAAAAGTTtggatttcttttatttaaatcTCAATGGGCTGAAATGAATCGAACTTTGGAAAAACTATTTCAATGAATTTTCATCCCATTTTAGTTAAAGGATTTTAAACCTTCATTGAATGACATTTGAGTTTAGTCCACTCTAATTTCATCTTATTTAAAGTTGAATGACATTTGAGTTTAGTTAAGTAGAAATGAattatcaagtctaattatttCATGTTTGACCTATCAAGTTCAAAGATTTAGAGGCAATCGTTTGAAAatgtcattttctttttctattcatGTACTCAAAAACAGATTGTTATATTgctgttttgtttttttcttcccaCTGGTAAATGTTATTGATGTGACCCTTCTCCTTTATTCTCTTCCTTTATAGGTTTAATGAAGTTTCTTTCAAGGcaaacgaaagaaaaaaaagagtttcaaggcaaacaaaagaaaaaaaagagttcgaTAGTATTATAGGAGTCTGATGTGTAATGTTATGATAGTACATGTCTCTAGTATAATATGTATGTTATGATAGTATGCATTTGGAATAATGACAATGATAGAaaatattatgataatatgCATTTGGAATTTGAAGGGTATATATatgcataattttttaaaaacaaaatagttaacGATATGGTAActcaattcattttttaaaaaagttttttaCCATATACAATAAAACACCCTTTATGACAATAATTTATGagaaatataaaatcaataaaatagTTTATTATTAACGACAagataatttattattttaattatttttgaggtttatgaaaaaaaacaaaatctcaTTCTTCGATAAGCAACTTTAAACACAAAATAAGCAACATGTAAAGTTTACTGACATTAAGAACGTTAGAGATTAGGAGTAGGTTATTGTAgttgaattataataattttattttgaagcTTAAATTGTTCtagtttaaattataataatcaacgtcatggaaaataaaaaaaattgataacgATCAAATAGTAAAGATTGTAGCAAATATGAGAGTTTAAAATAACATTTACAATAACAAAATATGGTCGTTATAGCTTAGACAATAATTACTAATACATAATATCTACGTGTAAAAGTGTAAGAATGGAAATGatattataaaataatgaaaattaaatagataCTACCAATCTTTTAATAATATAAGATATTTTTCATCTTCTCATACTCCACTATTTTCCTTTAGTTATTTGAAAAGAATACAAGCTAATTTTTATTCTCTGAACAAAAATTGAGATAAGAATAGttttattttgagaaattgtaaatcACAATCAATTATCTAAATTAACTGAATCAAAAAAATTAGTATACAGACAAATTTGATATAAACATTATTTTGGAGTTCGAAGTCATACATCTCTAATAGCATCActtgtatatatatacacactctATTGCTAACATCTATAACCAAAATTGGTATCAAATGCTGCGGGCAAACGCAATAAAGACACCATCCATTTCAAAGTTAAAATGTAAGGGAAGGTTCATGAATATATGACAAAACGAAAGAAGAAAACGATGAACAATGAAGCTGGCAAAATCAGCTATAACAAGAGAGAGCAGGCAAAATGTAACCAATCAGACTTGATACAAAACTCAAACAAGAAAGCAATCTAATTGTTCTAGGATATTACTATACAAACCTCATCATTCTGCTTTGACAAAGATAATGAACTTATTTATGGATAATTACAATTCCTAACCAAAATTTTGAGGGTGTTCtttgagaaattttaaaaagagaGTGATAAAGAAATGATCAGAAAGGAAGTATACTGTATACTTTTGAGAAATaggaaacaaaaaataaaatcatttttacAAAGGTTAATGCAATCAAAGAATCTATGTAGGGTTATAGTTTGAAAGAAATCAATGCAGATAGATTTGTTTTAGGAGAAGGCACTGATTTAAAAGAAAGTTGACCAACACCGTAATGGAGCAGTTTGTCTAATTTTCTATGTAACTATACTTCTATTGTTATCAATTCCACGTGGAAAAAGAAGTGTAAATGACTTAAATCAGCTTGGGATTTTTATATTCCATATTCAGCCAAATGATTCATCCATAATTCACATGTCAAAAAGAACCCTGCAAGAACTTGTACCACTCAAGTTTTAAGGGTCTACATTCACATTCAAGAGTTATTCTAACAAAAGTAACTTATCTTGAGAAGCATTTTTTTTACAAACGTATTCCAAAAACTGCAAAAGTaatttagttattgagactGTTTAAGGAGGACTTACAAAGCATTCCTACATTCTTGC
It includes:
- the LOC103494345 gene encoding pentatricopeptide repeat-containing protein At1g09190, which produces MSKNCMEIERRILRLLHGHKSRTHLTQIHAHFLRHGLHQSNQVLAHFISVCGSFNRIGYADRLFSQSHNPNIFLFNSIIKAHSLSPPFHQSLLLFSLMKNHRIVPDQYTFAPLLKSCANLCEYSLGQCVISEVLHRGFYCFGSIRIGVVELYVCCEKMEDAWKAFDEMSHRDVVVWNLMIRGFCKMGNVDFGLCLFRQMSERSLVSWNTIISCLAQNRRDVEALELFQQMEEHGFKPDEVTVVTMLPVCSRLGALEVGQRIHSYTSSKGNLVGTTMVGNSLIDFYCKCGNIESAYNIFQKMTCKSVVSWNTIILGFALNGKGEFAIDLFMEMRKEDVKPNDATFVAVLTACVHSGLLEKGRELFSSMAEDYEIQPKLEHFGCMVDLLGRGGCVEEAHNLIKSMPMQPNATLWGALLGACRTHGNLKLAEMAVKELISLEPWNSGNYVLLSNMLAEEGRWEEVENVRQWMREKSVKKAPGQSASG